A genome region from Rhizobium sp. NXC14 includes the following:
- the thiS gene encoding sulfur carrier protein ThiS, with translation MTFIINGEEQEVAAATLADLLLALDYEGEWLATAVNGELVHREDRGDFRLGERDRIEILSPMQGG, from the coding sequence ATGACCTTCATCATCAATGGCGAGGAACAGGAGGTCGCGGCCGCGACGCTCGCGGATCTTCTTCTCGCTCTCGACTACGAAGGCGAATGGCTGGCGACCGCAGTGAACGGCGAGCTGGTGCACCGTGAGGACCGCGGCGATTTCAGACTCGGAGAACGCGACCGCATCGAAATTCTCTCCCCCATGCAAGGTGGCTGA